The Henckelia pumila isolate YLH828 chromosome 2, ASM3356847v2, whole genome shotgun sequence genome includes a window with the following:
- the LOC140883472 gene encoding GATA transcription factor 9-like — translation MEYFVGNYAEFSSLENGNLNNNNNNNGVHFMVDDLLDFSKADETMTDAFFESLGGNSGDSSTVTAVDSCNSSVSGGDGQFNGNVSCRSFNDSQFCSNELCVPYDDLAELEWLSNFVEESFSTEDLHFIPTNTTAPAAKNVATDTSSSVTTTHSPPIFSTDVSVPGKARSKRSRAAPCDWSSRLLLVSPSPNLKTTPSIKKHPEETPGRKCLHCASEKTPQWRTGPMGPKTLCNACGVRFKSGRLVPEYRPAASPTFVTTRHSNSHRKVMELRRQKDLQRQQQQQNQNLLSQVSIFNVSNGCDEFFLHHRESINGRDYRHMI, via the exons ATGGAGTATTTCGTTGGAAATTATGCAGAATTTTCTTCTTTGGAAAATGGAAATttgaacaacaacaacaataataatggCGTTCATTTCATGGTGGATGATTTGCTCGATTTTTCCAAGGCGGATGAGACTATGACCGACGCGTTTTTCGAGAGCTTGGGAGGCAATTCCGGTGACTCATCCACCGTCACGGCGGTTGACAGCTGTAATTCATCGGTTTCCGGCGGCGACGGACAGTTCAACGGTAATGTCAGCTGCCGCAGCTTCAACGACTCGCAGTTTTGCAGCAACGAACTCTGTGTTCCg TATGATGATTTAGCTGAGCTAGAATGGCTGTCGAATTTCGTGGAAGAATCCTTCTCGACGGAGGACCTCCATTTCATCCCCACAAACACCACAGCACCCGCCGCAAAAAACGTCGCCACCGACACGTCTTCTTCCGTCACCACCACCCACTCGCCGCCAATTTTCTCCACCGATGTCTCAGTCCCCGGCAAAGCCAGGAGCAAACGCTCACGCGCCGCACCCTGCGACTGGTCTTCTCGCCTCCTGCTCGTTTCCCCTTCCCCAAACCTCAAAACGACACCGTCAATCAAAAAACATCCAGAAGAAACTCCGGGCCGGAAATGCCTTCACTGTGCTTCGGAGAAGACCCCACAGTGGCGAACCGGGCCGATGGGCCCGAAAACCCTGTGCAACGCCTGTGGGGTCCGCTTCAAATCGGGTCGACTCGTGCCCGAGTATCGACCCGCCGCGAGCCCGACTTTTGTGACCACGAGGCATTCGAATTCACACCGGAAAGTGATGGAGCTCCGAAGGCAAAAGGATCTCCAAAGACAGCAGCAACAACAGAACCAGAATTTGCTCAGTCAAGTATCCATTTTCAACGTATCCAACGGCTGCGATGAGTTCTTCCTTCATCATCGTGAAAGTATCAACGGTCGTGATTACAGGCACATGATATAG
- the LOC140880952 gene encoding protein transport protein SEC13 homolog B-like: protein MPGQKIETGHQDVVHDVAMDYYGKRLATGSSDNTIKIIGVTNSGSQNLATLTGHQGPVWQVAWAHPKFGSLLASCSYDGKVVIWREGNQNEWIQAHIFDDHKASVNSISWAPHELGLCLACGSSDGNISVYMAGPDGGWDKSRIDQAHPVGVTSVSWAPSTTPGALVGTGLLDPVQKLASGGCDNTVKVWKFDNGTWRLDCFPALSMHSDWVRDVSWAPNLGLPKSTIASASQDGKVIIWTSLKEGDQWNGKVLKDFTTPVWRVSWSLTGNILAVADGQNTVTLWKEAVDGEWQQVTTVDS, encoded by the coding sequence ATGCCTGGACAAAAGATTGAGACTGGCCACCAAGATGTTGTTCATGATGTCGCAATGGATTACTATGGTAAACGTCTCGCTACAGGCTCGTCTGACAATACAATCAAGATAATTGGAGTTACAAACTCTGGATCACAGAATCTTGCTACTTTAACTGGTCACCAAGGGCCTGTTTGGCAAGTAGCATGGGCGCATCCGAAATTTGGGTCACTTCTTGCTTCTTGTTCATATGATGGAAAGGTTGTCATTTGGAGGGAAGGAAATCAAAACGAGTGGATTCAGGCTCACATTTTCGATGATCACAAAGCATCTGTCAATTCAATATCTTGGGCACCTCATGAACTTGGCCTATGTCTTGCATGTGGATCTTCGGATGGTAATATATCAGTTTACATGGCAGGTCCTGATGGTGGATGGGACAAATCACGTATAGACCAGGCTCATCCAGTTGGCGTCACCTCTGTCTCATGGGCCCCATCAACCACTCCTGGTGCTCTAGTGGGCACTGGCCTACTCGATCCTGTTCAGAAGCTAGCATCTGGTGGCTGCGATAATACGGTGAAAGTGTGGAAGTTTGACAATGGAACTTGGAGATTGGATTGCTTCCCAGCTCTTAGCATGCATAGCGATTGGGTGCGGGATGTTTCTTGGGCACCAAACTTAGGACTTCCCAAGTCAACAATTGCAAGTGCTTCTCAAGACGGAAAGGTAATAATATGGACTTCTCTTAAGGAAGGTGACCAATGGAATGGCAAAGTTTTGAAGGATTTCACGACTCCAGTTTGGAGGGTCTCGTGGTCACTTACCGGAAACATCCTTGCTGTGGCTGATGGGCAAAACACTGTTACACTCTGGAAAGAAGCAGTGGACGGAGAGTGGCAGCAGGTGACCACTGTCGACTCATGA